ATTACATTTTGAGAATTTCCACTTGTGCTAATGGCAAGCAAAACATCTCCTTTATTTCCAAGAGCTTCAATACTTCTTGAAAAAATCTTATCGTAACCAAAATCGTTTGCCACACAACTAATGTGAGTAGGATCTGCAATAGCAATTGCCGGTAATGCTTTTCTTTTCTTTCTATAATTTCCTGTTAATTCTTCGGCAAAGTGCATAGCATCAGACATTGAACCACCGTTTCCGCATGAGAAAATTTTATTCCCGTTGTTTATGGCTTCAACCATAATATTGCCTGCCTTCTGAATTTTTTCAATATTGGATTCATCCGACAGAAATGTATTTAAAACTTTTTGTGCTTCAACTAAATGCTCTTTTATCCTTTGCATAATTTTTTATTTTTGCTAAAGCTCAGGATGACGAGCTTTAAAGTTTTTTAATCCTTCATCAAGAAACTCAACAAAAGCATCAACATCTTTATCATGTCCTCTTGGTGTAGCAAGAACAGTTTTTCCATCGGTATCAAGGAGAATATAATTAGGCTGAGAGTTTGATTCAAATTGAGTTATTTGAATATCAGCATTCCTTTTGCCAATTGATTTCATTAATTTCCCATTATACCTTGAAGGTTCCCATTCTTCTTTAGGAAGTTTTGTTTTGTCGTCAACATAAAGAGCCATAACCACCCAATCACTTTTTAAACGTTTTAAAACCGCATCATTAACCCAAACACTTTGTTCCATTTCACGACAGTTTACACATCCATGACCTGTAAAATCAATGAAGAGAGGCTTTCCCTGTTCTTTTGCACAAGCTAATCCTTGGTCAAAATCAAAATAACCTTCAAGCCCGTGTGGAAGATGTAAAATATCATTGTACTTTGGTTCGGTACAAAGAGTTTTATTGTCATCATTAAGACTAATCTTTTCAGCGGATAATCCTTTTGTGTATCCTCTAACGATAGAATTAAGATCAAAGCTATGCGATTCCTGAGGAGGTAAATATCCAGACATTCCTTTTAAGGGAGCTCCAACAAGCCCCGGTATCAAATAAACCACAAAGGTAAAAGATAAAATTGCCATTGTAAGCCTTGGTACGCTAACAAAAGGCAAATCACTATCGTGAGCAAATTTTAATTTCCCTAAAAGGTAAAAACCAAGAAGAGCAAAAATCACAATCCAAAAAGCAATATAAACTTCTCTAGGCAAAATTCCCCAGTGATAAGTTTGGTCGGCAACCATTAAGAATTTTAAAGCTAAGGCAAGTTCTATAAAACCGAATACAACTTTTACAGAATTTAACCAGCCACCTGATTTTGGTAGGTTTCCAAGTTTTGATGGGAAAAAAGCAAAAAATCCAAAAGGAAGAGCAAAAGCAAGTGAAAAGCCAAGCATTCCGATTATTGGTTTTATAACTTCTCCCCGTGCGGCTTCAACAAGTATTAATCCTACAATGGGAACTGTACATGAAAAAGAAACAAGCACTAAAGTAAATGCCATAAAAAATGCACCGAAATATCCTCCTTTGTCAGCTTGCTTATCAGATTTGTTAATCATCCAGCTTGGCAAAGTAATTTCAAACAGCCCAAAAAACGAAGCTGCAAAAATCAGGAATATTAGGGTAAAGAAAATATTTGGTATCCAGTGAGTACTAAGCCAATTGATAAAGTCGGGACCTAAAGTAGCTGAAACTACTAATCCGAAAGCCGTATAAATTCCAATTATCGAAAGACTAAAAAACAAAGCTTGTGATTTTGCCTTACTTTTTTTATCACTGCTGTGCATAAAAAAGCTTACAGTCATTGGTATCATAGGAAATACGCAAGGCATTACGATAGCTGCAAGACCTCCAAGAAAAGCAAGTATGAAAAACATTAATAATGTTTTTTCTCCTGTTGTTGCAAGATCAGCTTCCTCATCTTTTTCACCAATTTGAAAATCTTCTGTTAAAGATACGCATTGGTTTTCGTTGCAGACCATATAATCAAAAGAACCTGAAATACTTTGGTTTTTTTTGTCAAGTTTTATTACTTGAGTAAAAACAACTTTGTCGCTAAAATAACTTACTGGCATTTCAAAAGTTGAATCATAAATATCTTCTTTTTCCCCACTTTCAATAATAGAATCTATTAATTCAATATTCTGATTTTCATCAAAAAATAATTTTGACGCTTTGGGTCCTCCCTCATCAACATAGGCAGAATAAAGATGCCATCCTTCTCCAATTTCTGCGGTAATAATAAGTTCTGCCCTTTTTTTACTTATCTTTTTTAGTTCAAAACTCCACTTAACAGGGTCAAGTATTTTTTGCTGGTGTTGTTGAACTTGGCTATTACCAATATCAAAACTCATTGCATCATCAGCTTCTTCGCTTTCTGCAACTTCAGTACTTTCCTCTTCATAACTTACTGCAAAGCTAAAATCAGCACTTAAGGGGTATTTACATGCTTTATCATCACAAATTTGATATTCGGTAAAAGCTTTTATTTCCTTAATCGCTTTAAGTGTTTTTATCTTTTGAACAAAAACAGCCTTATCTGTAAAATATGCTGTTTCCATATCAAATAATTTTTCAAATACTACATGGGCTTTACTTACTTCTTTTATGCCTCCAATAAGTTCGTAAGTATTGTTTTTTTCAAACTCAAAATATATAGGATTAGGACCTATTTTTGTCGGATCATCCGATTTGTTATTCAACGAATATAAATGCCAACCCATGTCAATTTTAGCATTCATATATAAATCATATTCGTTTGTTGCGATTTTTTTTACTTCAAAATCCCACTTTACCTCATTAGTAATTTGTGCTGTTAATTGGAATACAAATGAAAGAATAAAAATCAATGATAAATAATATGTTTTTTTCATTTTCAAATAAATTAATGATTAAAGTGGTCTGTTTTTTTAGTATTGTCAATAACTACAATGTTTTTAAAGCCTGAATTAGTAAGTTCTTTTTTTAGTTTATCTTCATTCCCTACAACAATGATTTTGTAGTTTTCACTATTTAAGTTTGCATCAGCAAATTTTCTAAATGCATTCTTCCATGTCCATTTCACTTTCTTTCTTTGTTTATTAAAAAATTCATCAGGATATTCAGAAATAATTGAATTATAAACAAACTCCGATTTTTGTGAATTTTCTTCATAAGAAGTAAAACCATTATATAAATATTGGTTCTTCAATGCTCTATAAATTTTCCCTTGTATTTTATTTTCTCCGAAATAATCTAATTCAGAAATAACAGAATTGATGCTTTTTGCAACATTCCCTTCATTTGAGTTAAAAGACAAATAATAGCTTTTGTTCTTTTTTCTCATAAAATCTCCTTGTAAAAAATTAGCTTTATTTTCAAAATCACCCTTTCTGCCGATTATATAATTAAGTAAATTTCCTTTAACAGCTTCTTCAAAATTCTGATAAGGAATATCCATATATTTAATAATAACTTTTGGTGTTTTAATATTATCATTTTTCACAATAAATATCGGATTACCAGTTATCACTTCTTTTTCATTTTGTTTTTCCTCAACATCCTCAGGGTTATTCACATAACCAGCATCAGGCATTTCAAAATTCGGCTTAAACCATTGTCTAAAGTTTTCCAAAAAGTCCATAAGTTGTGCTTCATCAACATTTCCTGAAATAACAAGTATTGAATTTTCGGGAGAAATTAGTGCAGGAATAGATTCTGCAATAAAACCTGTCATAATTTTCAAAGGATCTTCTCCACCTAGCACTTCTCTTGATAAAGTACAAGAATCTGTAATTTGTGGATATGCAAGAATTCTTTTTGAAGAGA
Above is a genomic segment from Bacteroidota bacterium containing:
- the lpcA gene encoding D-sedoheptulose 7-phosphate isomerase, which gives rise to MQRIKEHLVEAQKVLNTFLSDESNIEKIQKAGNIMVEAINNGNKIFSCGNGGSMSDAMHFAEELTGNYRKKRKALPAIAIADPTHISCVANDFGYDKIFSRSIEALGNKGDVLLAISTSGNSQNVINAINVSKEKGLKVIGLTAKTGGKMAGLCDIEIRAPKSEYSDRAQEIHIKVIHVLIDYIEKNI
- a CDS encoding protein-disulfide reductase DsbD family protein, with protein sequence MKKTYYLSLIFILSFVFQLTAQITNEVKWDFEVKKIATNEYDLYMNAKIDMGWHLYSLNNKSDDPTKIGPNPIYFEFEKNNTYELIGGIKEVSKAHVVFEKLFDMETAYFTDKAVFVQKIKTLKAIKEIKAFTEYQICDDKACKYPLSADFSFAVSYEEESTEVAESEEADDAMSFDIGNSQVQQHQQKILDPVKWSFELKKISKKRAELIITAEIGEGWHLYSAYVDEGGPKASKLFFDENQNIELIDSIIESGEKEDIYDSTFEMPVSYFSDKVVFTQVIKLDKKNQSISGSFDYMVCNENQCVSLTEDFQIGEKDEEADLATTGEKTLLMFFILAFLGGLAAIVMPCVFPMIPMTVSFFMHSSDKKSKAKSQALFFSLSIIGIYTAFGLVVSATLGPDFINWLSTHWIPNIFFTLIFLIFAASFFGLFEITLPSWMINKSDKQADKGGYFGAFFMAFTLVLVSFSCTVPIVGLILVEAARGEVIKPIIGMLGFSLAFALPFGFFAFFPSKLGNLPKSGGWLNSVKVVFGFIELALALKFLMVADQTYHWGILPREVYIAFWIVIFALLGFYLLGKLKFAHDSDLPFVSVPRLTMAILSFTFVVYLIPGLVGAPLKGMSGYLPPQESHSFDLNSIVRGYTKGLSAEKISLNDDNKTLCTEPKYNDILHLPHGLEGYFDFDQGLACAKEQGKPLFIDFTGHGCVNCREMEQSVWVNDAVLKRLKSDWVVMALYVDDKTKLPKEEWEPSRYNGKLMKSIGKRNADIQITQFESNSQPNYILLDTDGKTVLATPRGHDKDVDAFVEFLDEGLKNFKARHPEL